GTCATTCGGGCAATGATCGCCATTGGGATTGTAGCAAGGGCCACACTTGGAAGAACTAAATGTTTTAACACTCCTACTAACTGATCGTATTGTCCGTTAATCATTGTATCTAACACATATAAGTGGGTGACGGCTGTTACTGGATTTAACACATCTTCACGCCCGAATGTCGGAAGTAAGTTTAATTCAATCCCAAATATCCATTGTTCCATTAGACCAAGCCAAAAGATTGGCATGGATACTCCGACTAACGCTAACACCATTGCTACGTAATCAAACCATGAATTTTGGAACCACGCGCTAATAATTCCTGCATTCACCCCGATAAACACGGCAATGATCATCGCTGCTAACGAAAGTTCAATCGTTGCCGCTAAGTAAGGCCAAATTTCCTCTGTTACCGGTGTTGACGTTCGAATGGACGTCCCTAAATCTCCTTGGAACAGTCCAGCTAAATAATTAAAGTATTGGGTATACCATGGCTTGTCCAACCCCAGTTCTTTCGTCAACGCTTCGATGGCTTCTTTCGTTGCTTGTTGACCTAAAATGACTTGAGCTGGGTTTCCTGGAATGGCTCGGATAATCATAAAGACAATAAACGTCATCCCGAGAAGTACAGGAATTAATTGAAGTAATCGACGAATTGTATATTGGAGCATGTTTCCCACCTCTTCTGCCATATGTACAAGAGGGAAGGTATGCCCCTCCCCCCTTTATTTTGCCTTATTCAAAGTACACTTCAGATAACTCGTCTGAACCTGTTGGATGTGGTTTAAAGCCTTTTACGTTCGCTTTACCAGCAAGAACAGGTGTTGAGTGTACAAGCGGTGCCCAAGGTGCATCTTCACGGATGATTTCTTGCGCTTTTTTGTATAGCTCGTTACGTTTTTCCTCATCTACTTCTGTTTGAGCTTGGATTAAAATGTCATGTAATTCATCATTGCTGTAATAAGTGTAGTTGTTGCTTCCGATGTTATCTTTGTCTAATAGCACGTATAAGAAGTTGTCAGCGTCTCCGTTGTCACCTGTCCAACCTAGTAAGAACGCATCCGCTTCTCCGTTACGTGCTTTTTCTAAGTAAGTAGCCCACTCAAATGACACGATTTTCGCTTTTACGCCGATTTTTTCAAAGCTTGCTTGAATCACTTCAGCAACTTTTTGGCCGTCTGGCATGTATGGACGAGGAACTGGCATTGCCCATAATTCCATTTCAAAGCCATCTGGATAACCAGCTTCTTCAAGTAACTTCTTCGCTTTTTCTAAGTCGTACTCATATGGTTCGATCTCGTCGTTGTATCCAGGAATAACTGGCGGCATAGGGTTTTTCGCTGGCTCTGCCATGCCTGCATAGAACGCGTCAATAATCGCTTGACGGTCAATCGCATGGTTTAATGCTTGACGAACTAAAGGATTATCGAATGGCTTACGAGTTGCTGTAAATCCTAAGTAACCAACGTTCATCGAAGGACGCTTAAATAATTGTAAATTTGGATTTGATTCGATTTGCGGTACGTCTGTTGGGTTAATTCCGTCCGCTAAATCGATTTCACCAGTCATTAACGCATTTAAGCGTGCAGAGTTTTCAGGAATTGACTTGAAGATAATACCGTCTAGCTTCGGATATCCTTCTTTCCAATAGTTTTCGTTTTTCTCTAATACGATTTTGTCGTTACGTTTCCACTCGACAAATTTGAATGGACCTGTACCTACAGGATTTTCCGTAAATTTCTCACCATACTCTTCAAGTGCAGCTGGGCTGGCGATTCCAAATGGGCTCATCGCTAAGTTTTTCAAAAACGGTGCTTGAGGACGTTTTAATTTAAATTCAACCGTGTATTCATCCACCGCTTTTACTTCTTCGATGACGTGGCCTTCATCGCCTTTAAAGCCACCAAACATGGAAGCATAATAATAGAATTTGTCTTTCGTACCGTTCATCCAACGTTCAAAGTTATACACTACCGCATCGGCGTTAAAGTCTGTTCCGTCATGGAACTTGACGCCTTGACGAAGGAAGAACGTATACGTTAAACCATCATCAGAAATTTCCCAGTCTTCCGCAAGACCTGGGTTAACTTCTGTGTCTTGTGGTCCAAATTCTACTAACGTTTCAAAAATGTTTTTTGTTACTTTGAAAGACTCACCATCTGTTACTGTGATTGGGTCTAAACCGACAGAGTCACCACCGCGACCGAATACTAACACTTGCTTTTCTTGCTTGTCTCCATCGTTGTTGCTAGTAGAGTCGTTGCTGTCATTGGAAGCTGAGTCAGAATTACATCCTACTAATCCGATACTTAAAATGAAGATTAGTAGAATAGCAAATAAAGAATGCTTTCGTTTCATATTGACCCTCCTCAAAATTCTAAGATTTATAGCTTCAGTTGCCCATCTAAAAGAGATGGCAAGCAACAGAATGCCCTGGTTCTACTTCTTTAAAAGTTGGAACGACCTCCTCACACTTTTCCGTTTTAAACGGACAGCGCGCATGGAAGGCACATCCTTTAGGCGGGTTCGCCGGACTCGGAATGTCCCCTTTTAACACAATCGTTTCGCGTTTATGTTCTGGATCTGGGATTGGCACAGCGGATAAAAGAGCTTGCGTATAAGGATGTAACGGTTTTTCATATAACTTCTCACTATCGGCAAGCTCGACCATTTTCCCTAAATACATGACGCCAACCCGATCGCTAATATGTCTTACAACCCCTAAATCATGGGCAATAAAAATGTACGTTAAGCCAAACTCTTTTTGTAAATCTTGCATTAAGTTCAGCACTTGCGACTGAATGGATACATCCAGTGCTGATACGGGCTCGTCGGCAATGATCAGCTTCGGTCTTGTCATCAACGCTCGCGCAATCCCAATCCGTTGTCTTTGTCCACCACTGAATTGATGCGGATAACGCTTGGCATGGTAACTACTTAATCCAACAACTTCGAGTAGCTCTCGAACTTTTTTCTTCCGCTCCTTTTCGTCCCCTATTCCGTGAACGATGAGCGGTTCTTCTAAAATTTTTTCCACCGTATGCCGCGGATTTAATGAGGCAAACGGGTCTTGAAACACCATTTGCAAATCGCGACGGGTTGCTCGCATGTCTTTTTTGGATAGCTTCATTAAATCTTTTCCGTCAAAAATAATCTCACCGGCTGTCGGTTCAATTAAGCGCATCAGCATGCGCCCGGTCGTTGATTTCCCACACCCACTTTCTCCGACAATTCCAAGTGTTTCCCCTTTTTTGACGGAAAACGAAACACCATCAACCGCTTTTACGTGTCCGATTGTTTTTCCAAAAATGCCTCCAGTAATCGGAAAGTGTTTCTTTAAATCTTTTATTTCAAGCAATGTTTCGGTCATACGGTGACACCTGCCTTATCATGGAGAAAACAACGAGTACGGTGTCCCGACTCGGTTGTATATAGTTCAGGATTTTCCTCAAAACAGCGATCAAACGCTTGCTCACAACGGGGAGCAAAACGACAGCCGTTTTTAATGGAACCAGGTTTCGGTACATTTCCAGGAATCGAATATAATCGTTGTTGTTTAAAACGCATATCCGGAACCGATTGAATTAACCCTTTTGTGTACGGGTGTTGTGGATTTTTAAAAATCGTTTTCACATCGCCTTCTTCGACTACTTTTCCGGAATACATGACGACGACACGATCACAAATTTCCGCAACGACGCCTAAGTCATGCGTAATCATAATGACCGCGGTATTCGATTCTTCGTTCAGCTTTTTCATTAACTGTAAAATTTGTGCTTGAATCGTGACGTCAAGGGCGGTGGTTGGCTCATCGGCAATGAGTAACTTTGGCTCACACACCATCGCCATCGCAATCATGACGCGTTGCCTCATTCCCCCTGATAATTGGTGGGGATATTCGTTCATCAACTCTTCCGCCCGTGGAAGACCCACGTGTTTCATCATTTCTATCGCACGTTCTCGCGCTTTTTGTTTACTCCATTTTTTATGTATGCGAATAGCCTCGACTAATTGGTCACCAATCGTAAATAATGGATTTAACGATGTCATTGGCTCTTGGAAAATCATCGCGATTTCATTTCCGCGAATTTGCCGCATCCTTCGTTCCGAGGCCTTCGTTAAATCCTCTCCTTTAAATAAAATTTTTCCTCCGACCACTTTCCCGGGTGGATGCGGAACTAACCCCATAATGGAAAGGGACGTTACGCTTTTTCCACATCCAGATTCCCCAACGATTCCGAGAATCTCCCCTTCGTTGACGTAAAAATCTACATTGTCTACTGCTGGAATCTCCCCATCATCGGTAAAAAATGAGGTTCGCAATCCTTCAACGGACAATAGTCGTTCTCCCATCCAGCCTGTCCTCCTCTCGGTGAAAAATTCCTTGAAGATTCATTTTTTAGAATATTTGGTAACTTTATATGAACATTATACTCGACCTAAAAAATTTTTCAATACTAAATTTTCTGAATATTATTTTAAAATAGTAATTTTATCCATGTTTTAGGTTGTTAAATTGTAAATAGAATATATTTACTATTTTGGAAAAATTATTTCGTATAAAATAGACTCAAAAAAATTGTAATAATATAACAAAGCCAGACGGATACATTTCCATCTGGCTTTACGTTTGTGATACTTCTTCATGATGTAATTGTTGAATCGTAAATAAATCGTAGTATGAGCCGCGTTTAGCCATCAATTCTTCATGCGTTCCCATTTCCACAATTAGACCGTGTTCCATAACCACAATACGATCCGCATGAGTAATGGTAGACAATCGATGGGCCACAATAAATGTGGTTCGATCTTTTGCCAGCTCATCTAGTGCCTTTTGAATATATTGTTCGCTTTCTAAGTCAAGAGCAGAGGTCGCTTCATCTAAAATAAGAATTGGCGGATTTTTTAAGAAAATACGCGCAATCGCAATGCGCTGCTTTTGTCCGCCGGATAGTTTAACGCCACGTTCACCGACTTTTGTATCGTAACCGTTCGGCAAGTTCATAATAAATTCGTGGGCATTCGCTGCTTTAGCAGCGGCAATTACTTCTTCGTCTGTCGCATCTGGTTTTCCTAATAAAATGTTTGTTTTGACAGATTCGCTAAATAAAATAGTATCTTGCAACACTATTCCAATTTGGTCGCGTAAACTGCGAATTTTTATAT
The Bacillus sp. (in: firmicutes) genome window above contains:
- a CDS encoding ABC transporter permease; protein product: MLQYTIRRLLQLIPVLLGMTFIVFMIIRAIPGNPAQVILGQQATKEAIEALTKELGLDKPWYTQYFNYLAGLFQGDLGTSIRTSTPVTEEIWPYLAATIELSLAAMIIAVFIGVNAGIISAWFQNSWFDYVAMVLALVGVSMPIFWLGLMEQWIFGIELNLLPTFGREDVLNPVTAVTHLYVLDTMINGQYDQLVGVLKHLVLPSVALATIPMAIIARMTRSSMLEVMRSDYIRTARAKGMRMFWVVYKHSLKNAVIPILTVIGLQMGLLLGGAILTETIFGWPGIGRYIYDAISFRDYPVIQSGILVVATIFVFINLIVDLLYAAIDPRIKYN
- a CDS encoding ABC transporter substrate-binding protein; the encoded protein is MKRKHSLFAILLIFILSIGLVGCNSDSASNDSNDSTSNNDGDKQEKQVLVFGRGGDSVGLDPITVTDGESFKVTKNIFETLVEFGPQDTEVNPGLAEDWEISDDGLTYTFFLRQGVKFHDGTDFNADAVVYNFERWMNGTKDKFYYYASMFGGFKGDEGHVIEEVKAVDEYTVEFKLKRPQAPFLKNLAMSPFGIASPAALEEYGEKFTENPVGTGPFKFVEWKRNDKIVLEKNENYWKEGYPKLDGIIFKSIPENSARLNALMTGEIDLADGINPTDVPQIESNPNLQLFKRPSMNVGYLGFTATRKPFDNPLVRQALNHAIDRQAIIDAFYAGMAEPAKNPMPPVIPGYNDEIEPYEYDLEKAKKLLEEAGYPDGFEMELWAMPVPRPYMPDGQKVAEVIQASFEKIGVKAKIVSFEWATYLEKARNGEADAFLLGWTGDNGDADNFLYVLLDKDNIGSNNYTYYSNDELHDILIQAQTEVDEEKRNELYKKAQEIIREDAPWAPLVHSTPVLAGKANVKGFKPHPTGSDELSEVYFE
- a CDS encoding dipeptide ABC transporter ATP-binding protein, producing the protein MTETLLEIKDLKKHFPITGGIFGKTIGHVKAVDGVSFSVKKGETLGIVGESGCGKSTTGRMLMRLIEPTAGEIIFDGKDLMKLSKKDMRATRRDLQMVFQDPFASLNPRHTVEKILEEPLIVHGIGDEKERKKKVRELLEVVGLSSYHAKRYPHQFSGGQRQRIGIARALMTRPKLIIADEPVSALDVSIQSQVLNLMQDLQKEFGLTYIFIAHDLGVVRHISDRVGVMYLGKMVELADSEKLYEKPLHPYTQALLSAVPIPDPEHKRETIVLKGDIPSPANPPKGCAFHARCPFKTEKCEEVVPTFKEVEPGHSVACHLF
- a CDS encoding ABC transporter ATP-binding protein — translated: MGERLLSVEGLRTSFFTDDGEIPAVDNVDFYVNEGEILGIVGESGCGKSVTSLSIMGLVPHPPGKVVGGKILFKGEDLTKASERRMRQIRGNEIAMIFQEPMTSLNPLFTIGDQLVEAIRIHKKWSKQKARERAIEMMKHVGLPRAEELMNEYPHQLSGGMRQRVMIAMAMVCEPKLLIADEPTTALDVTIQAQILQLMKKLNEESNTAVIMITHDLGVVAEICDRVVVMYSGKVVEEGDVKTIFKNPQHPYTKGLIQSVPDMRFKQQRLYSIPGNVPKPGSIKNGCRFAPRCEQAFDRCFEENPELYTTESGHRTRCFLHDKAGVTV